One Acutalibacter muris DNA window includes the following coding sequences:
- a CDS encoding conjugal transfer protein TrbL family protein, whose amino-acid sequence MVTILDWLGGLISSFGGALGNVFSSFGSGLVDSIWDGMVTWLLKSFYDTVSDVFTQIGGMGAEIFDLTWVSSSVQLFTMLGWTLFGVGMIVAAFDLAIEYQNGRASIKSTALNVLKGFFAANLVTLVPVELYKFCINLQNVFLKDLAGGFIGTVDFNLGDVALKVMVGAFGGPAGIVANGIYPLCMLIGLSYSVLKVFFANIKRGGILLIQMAVGTLYLFSVPRGYTDGFNQWCKQIIALCLTAFLQTTLLFLGLLTFNSNMLLGLGVMLAAGEVPRIAQQFGLDSSVKVNMMSVVHATSTAVNMTRNIARAMA is encoded by the coding sequence GTGGTTACAATTTTAGACTGGCTTGGAGGGCTTATCAGCAGCTTTGGCGGGGCGCTGGGGAACGTGTTCTCCTCCTTCGGCAGCGGCCTTGTGGACTCTATATGGGACGGCATGGTCACTTGGCTGCTGAAGTCCTTTTACGATACAGTTTCCGATGTGTTTACGCAGATCGGCGGCATGGGCGCAGAGATATTCGACCTAACCTGGGTGAGCTCGTCTGTCCAGCTCTTTACCATGCTGGGCTGGACGCTGTTCGGTGTGGGAATGATCGTGGCGGCATTTGATTTAGCCATCGAGTACCAGAACGGCAGGGCGAGTATCAAGTCCACGGCACTGAACGTCCTAAAGGGGTTCTTTGCCGCAAATTTGGTGACGCTGGTGCCGGTGGAGCTGTACAAGTTCTGCATCAATTTACAGAATGTCTTTCTGAAAGACCTGGCTGGCGGCTTTATCGGAACGGTTGACTTCAACCTTGGGGACGTTGCGCTAAAGGTTATGGTCGGCGCATTTGGCGGACCTGCCGGGATCGTGGCAAACGGCATATACCCTCTTTGTATGCTGATTGGGCTGTCGTACTCCGTTTTGAAGGTGTTTTTCGCCAACATAAAACGAGGCGGCATCCTGCTTATCCAAATGGCGGTAGGTACCCTTTATCTTTTCTCTGTTCCCCGGGGCTATACGGACGGGTTCAATCAATGGTGCAAGCAGATCATAGCTCTGTGCCTGACGGCCTTTTTGCAGACAACGCTCCTGTTCCTGGGTCTGCTGACTTTCAACAGCAATATGCTCCTGGGGCTAGGGGTCATGCTGGCGGCAGGCGAGGTACCAAGGATCGCCCAGCAGTTTGGGCTGGATTCCAGCGTGAAAGTCAACATGATGAGTGTTGTCCACGCCACCAGCACTGCTGTGAATATGACCCGGAATATTGCCAGGGCTATGGCATAG
- a CDS encoding DUF3852 domain-containing protein: MRKTKICRVLCALMLAAILSACLTVTASASGDVAGAVQSTWTKAQGQIKSVVDNVVFPVIDVILAVLFFVKVGTSYFEYKKHGQFEFAAPAILFACLVFTLTAPLYIWGVVGI, encoded by the coding sequence ATGAGGAAAACAAAAATATGCAGAGTGCTGTGCGCGCTCATGCTGGCAGCAATTCTGAGCGCCTGCCTGACCGTGACCGCGTCGGCCAGCGGTGATGTGGCCGGGGCTGTGCAGTCCACCTGGACAAAGGCCCAGGGACAGATCAAATCCGTGGTGGACAATGTGGTGTTCCCAGTTATCGACGTAATTTTGGCGGTTTTATTCTTTGTCAAGGTCGGGACCTCATATTTTGAATACAAAAAGCATGGCCAGTTCGAGTTCGCCGCGCCAGCCATCCTGTTCGCCTGTCTGGTGTTCACCCTGACCGCTCCCCTCTATATATGGGGCGTTGTGGGGATATAG
- a CDS encoding VaFE repeat-containing surface-anchored protein, giving the protein MQKTMKRTLALILAVVLCFSAMPFSAFAVEMTPDETLSSHAPSSEAPAESSQPEPSAAPETGPESSAAPEESAVTSTGSSPAPSTEPTAEPAADPTPEPATGSDDSGLTPGTELDMNRVWPALRRAQARAAGKFGTDGTLYVGDYCFPGGVGTPPTLGEYIGPMPIETMRYGSNNVAAFCIEHEKESGSGMGYTWMDLSTNNQETLGTILALGFQWNAASPWAVPSDNSDKWVVTQVLIWETIAGHAFLQGNGLIGIESGVDADMQMISAHAYNPTKFMEYYRDLKKRLNDYFKVPSFANKEASKADTITLRWDGSKYSATVTDSNGVLNNYKFENCLKNVKVTANGNSLTLSTTSPILSPVTSSQVQSDNNLAGGKGAVAVWRTADRNFQDFATYYKEGGDPVSCYIKVKTDAVGSAGLVKTSEDGKVEGIQFQITGSDGSSTTKTTDASGNIDIEGLPIYSADGSKITYTATEINVPNKYVKPESQTFQLTEGQTASIHFENKLKRWRVTVTKSDEQTGSTPQGNGSLAGAKYGVYRGNELVKEYTTDENGQFTTDYYPYGEDWTLREISASPGYLVSEESTKLCEIPAGSNEENNDNTASVTETIICGGVSVEKRDSKTGERPQGDADFSGIQFEIVNKSKNPVEVGGKKAAPDEVAMTITTNAQGVATTGPNVLPYGDYLIRESKTNASMLKTFTEEIPVTVSENGKVYTFTAENDVVRGGIAVEKRDSQTGERPQGNADFSGITFEIVNSSRNPVEVDGTTYATGQVVATLITDESGYASTEDEILPYGTYTLREVSTNDSMLHTFKEQTVPVTEHKKTYVVTAENDVVRGGLSVEKRDSITGSTPQGNADFFGITFEIINDSRNPVIVGDKSIGHGEVALTLTTDSEGKASTAADALPYGSYVLHESATNESMLNTAPDQPVEVTENGKVYPFFMDNEVVRGGVLIEKRDLESLLLTPLGGASLDGTLFEITNKSRNPVYVNGALYQPDEVCLTIEVKDGVAQSDVRALPYGSYTLAESKPGTGYLWTDKTIRPFDVLEDGSVKEYREGDAAYNQVKRGDLKFVKVGEKNMHRFANVAFKLTSQTTGESHILLTDANGEVRTETKWNAHSLNTNGNDEKPEAEWNDETGTWFGLTTEEWMVETQDGLCALPYDYYTLQELRCEGNKGYALVTVPNIFISRDSTVIELGTIDDHEEGIPEIGTTATVDGEKTAEPLSEITLVDTVRYSGLTVGKTYKLSGVLMDKATGEPLTVDGKQITAEKEFTPKAESGTEELSYTFNASALAGKSVVIFEDLFEGENKVASHADIEDEGQTVSFTEPKIGTTATANGEHTAEPVGDITIIDTVKYSGLIPGKEYTVKGVLMDKATGKPLTVNDKGITAEATFRASKAEGTIDIPFTFDASALAGKTVVAFETLYRDKLEVCAHTDIEDKDQTVTFSEKPEIKTTATVDGEKKAEPKGEITITDTVSYTGLTPGKAYKLSGVLMDKASGAPLLVDGQQVTAEKEFIPENASGAVKMAFTFDASSLAGKTVVVFESLYHEDKEIAVHADINDLGQTVEFTTPDKPEIKTTAAVNGEKKAEPVGEVTITDTVSYSGLTPGKTYKLSGVLMDKTTDEKLLVNDKEITAEKEFTPESASGSVDMTFTFDASALAGKSVVVFEILYHEGVEIAAHADITDEGQTVEFTTPGKPEIKTTAIVNGEKETDPLDEVTITDKITYSGLTPGKPYTVSGVLMDKGTGEKLLVDGKEVTATADFTPETAEGSLELAFTFNASTLAGKSIVVFETLYQEGVEVFVHADINDKNQTISIRGRGGLLIRKTAEDNFVEGISFLVTGKDYAKKFKTDKNGEIRIENLTPGEYTVTEISDKMTARYEIQEGKTVAVTAGDTAEVKFHNKLLRGQIVGRKTDTEGNPLEGVTFGLFAKDAQEFTAEKAIATAKTDKAGKFQFDKVPYGDYQIKELEALPGYVMLAGTVPVKVDSSTVTLEDIQNSKTQIVISKIDSATGKELPGAKLELKDKDGKVVESWTSTDKPHTIEKLPAGEYVLHEVSAPKGYELAEDIKFTVKDDGEAITVVMKDKPSNSVDTPQTGDRGWLLALAVFGVSLGGVVISLVLSRKKKNENE; this is encoded by the coding sequence ATGCAGAAAACAATGAAACGAACCTTGGCTCTTATTCTGGCCGTGGTGCTGTGCTTCAGCGCCATGCCGTTCTCGGCCTTCGCGGTCGAGATGACGCCCGATGAAACCCTGTCCTCCCATGCCCCGTCCAGCGAGGCTCCTGCGGAGAGCAGTCAGCCCGAACCCAGCGCGGCCCCGGAAACCGGCCCGGAGAGCAGCGCAGCGCCGGAGGAAAGCGCTGTTACAAGCACAGGGTCCAGCCCTGCTCCCTCCACGGAGCCGACAGCAGAGCCTGCGGCAGACCCCACTCCCGAGCCTGCCACTGGCTCGGACGATTCCGGGCTTACCCCTGGTACAGAGCTTGACATGAACCGGGTCTGGCCTGCCCTGCGCCGCGCCCAGGCCCGTGCAGCAGGAAAATTCGGTACCGACGGCACCCTCTATGTGGGTGATTACTGTTTCCCCGGCGGCGTCGGTACTCCCCCGACCCTAGGTGAGTACATCGGCCCCATGCCCATTGAAACCATGCGGTACGGCTCCAACAACGTGGCCGCGTTCTGCATCGAGCATGAGAAGGAATCCGGCAGCGGTATGGGCTACACCTGGATGGATCTGTCCACCAACAACCAGGAAACCCTCGGCACCATTCTGGCCCTGGGCTTCCAGTGGAACGCCGCCAGCCCCTGGGCAGTCCCCAGTGACAACAGCGATAAATGGGTAGTAACGCAGGTACTCATTTGGGAAACCATCGCGGGCCATGCCTTTTTGCAGGGGAATGGCCTGATTGGCATCGAATCCGGCGTGGACGCGGATATGCAGATGATTTCCGCTCATGCCTATAACCCCACAAAATTCATGGAGTATTACCGGGACCTCAAAAAGCGCCTGAACGACTACTTTAAGGTTCCCAGCTTTGCCAATAAAGAGGCAAGTAAGGCAGACACCATCACCCTGCGGTGGGATGGCAGTAAGTACAGCGCCACGGTCACGGATTCTAACGGCGTACTCAACAATTACAAATTTGAAAATTGTCTGAAGAATGTTAAGGTCACGGCAAACGGCAACTCCCTTACATTGTCCACTACAAGTCCGATTTTATCCCCGGTCACTTCTTCACAGGTGCAGAGTGATAACAATCTGGCCGGTGGCAAGGGAGCCGTGGCGGTCTGGCGCACGGCTGACCGGAACTTCCAGGATTTTGCCACTTACTACAAGGAGGGCGGCGACCCGGTGAGCTGCTACATCAAGGTGAAAACCGATGCCGTTGGCAGTGCCGGGCTGGTCAAGACCTCCGAGGACGGCAAGGTGGAGGGCATCCAGTTCCAGATCACCGGCAGCGACGGCAGCAGTACCACCAAAACTACCGACGCCAGCGGCAATATCGACATTGAGGGCCTACCCATTTATTCCGCGGATGGCAGTAAAATTACTTACACTGCCACGGAGATAAACGTCCCCAACAAGTATGTGAAACCTGAATCTCAGACGTTCCAGCTTACCGAGGGTCAGACCGCCTCCATCCATTTTGAGAATAAGCTCAAGCGCTGGAGGGTGACAGTCACCAAATCGGACGAGCAGACCGGCTCCACGCCCCAGGGCAACGGCTCCCTGGCTGGCGCAAAGTACGGCGTATACCGTGGGAACGAGCTGGTCAAGGAGTACACTACGGACGAAAATGGGCAGTTTACCACGGATTACTACCCATACGGCGAGGACTGGACCCTCCGTGAAATCTCGGCCAGCCCCGGCTATCTGGTCAGCGAGGAGTCCACCAAACTGTGCGAGATTCCCGCAGGCTCCAACGAGGAAAACAACGATAACACTGCCAGCGTGACGGAAACCATCATTTGCGGCGGTGTTTCCGTCGAGAAGCGGGACAGCAAGACCGGGGAGCGGCCCCAGGGTGATGCTGACTTCTCCGGCATCCAGTTTGAGATTGTCAACAAGTCCAAGAATCCCGTGGAGGTAGGCGGAAAAAAGGCTGCTCCCGATGAGGTGGCTATGACCATCACCACCAACGCCCAGGGCGTAGCCACCACCGGCCCCAATGTCCTGCCTTACGGTGATTATCTCATTCGGGAAAGCAAGACAAACGCATCCATGCTCAAGACGTTCACCGAGGAAATCCCTGTGACTGTTTCCGAGAACGGCAAGGTATACACGTTCACGGCTGAGAACGACGTAGTCCGGGGTGGCATTGCTGTGGAAAAGCGTGACAGCCAGACCGGTGAGAGGCCCCAGGGCAACGCCGATTTCAGCGGTATCACCTTTGAGATCGTCAACAGCAGCCGGAACCCGGTGGAGGTAGACGGCACTACTTACGCCACTGGTCAGGTGGTAGCTACCCTCATTACGGACGAGAGCGGCTATGCCAGTACAGAGGATGAAATCCTTCCCTACGGCACCTACACGCTGAGAGAGGTTTCCACCAATGATTCCATGCTCCATACCTTTAAGGAGCAGACAGTGCCGGTCACAGAGCATAAGAAAACCTATGTGGTCACCGCCGAAAACGATGTGGTGCGTGGCGGTCTTTCCGTGGAGAAGCGGGACAGCATTACCGGCAGCACTCCCCAGGGCAACGCGGATTTCTTCGGCATCACCTTTGAAATCATCAACGACAGCCGGAACCCGGTTATCGTGGGTGACAAGAGCATCGGCCACGGCGAGGTTGCCCTGACCCTTACCACCGACAGCGAGGGTAAGGCCAGCACTGCGGCGGACGCTCTGCCCTATGGCTCCTACGTCCTCCACGAGAGCGCCACAAACGAATCCATGCTCAACACCGCCCCGGACCAGCCGGTAGAAGTTACGGAAAACGGCAAGGTCTATCCGTTCTTCATGGACAACGAGGTAGTTCGCGGCGGCGTTCTCATTGAGAAACGCGACCTGGAATCCCTGCTCCTGACCCCGCTGGGCGGGGCCAGCCTGGACGGTACGCTGTTTGAAATCACCAATAAGAGCCGTAACCCGGTCTATGTGAACGGCGCTCTGTATCAGCCGGACGAGGTGTGCCTGACCATTGAGGTCAAAGACGGTGTGGCGCAGTCTGACGTGCGCGCTCTGCCTTACGGGTCGTATACGCTGGCAGAATCCAAGCCCGGTACCGGCTATCTCTGGACGGACAAGACCATCCGACCCTTTGATGTGCTGGAAGATGGCTCTGTCAAGGAGTACCGGGAGGGCGACGCCGCCTATAACCAGGTCAAGCGCGGCGACCTGAAGTTCGTAAAAGTTGGCGAGAAAAATATGCACCGCTTTGCGAATGTGGCCTTTAAGCTGACTTCGCAGACCACAGGCGAGAGCCATATCCTCTTGACAGACGCAAACGGCGAGGTCAGGACAGAAACCAAGTGGAACGCCCACAGCCTCAACACCAACGGCAACGATGAGAAACCCGAGGCCGAGTGGAACGATGAAACCGGCACCTGGTTTGGCTTGACCACCGAGGAATGGATGGTGGAAACCCAAGATGGCCTCTGCGCTCTGCCGTATGACTACTACACATTGCAGGAACTGCGCTGTGAGGGCAATAAAGGTTACGCCCTGGTGACTGTTCCCAACATCTTCATCAGCCGGGACAGCACCGTGATCGAGCTGGGGACCATCGACGACCATGAGGAAGGGATCCCGGAAATCGGCACTACTGCCACGGTTGACGGTGAAAAGACCGCCGAACCACTGAGCGAAATTACCCTGGTTGATACTGTGCGTTATTCCGGCCTGACGGTTGGCAAGACCTACAAGCTGTCCGGCGTTCTCATGGACAAGGCCACCGGCGAACCTCTGACTGTGGACGGTAAGCAGATCACGGCAGAAAAAGAGTTTACCCCTAAGGCTGAGAGCGGCACCGAGGAACTGAGCTACACCTTTAACGCCAGCGCCCTGGCTGGGAAATCCGTGGTGATATTTGAGGATTTGTTTGAGGGCGAGAATAAGGTTGCCAGCCATGCGGACATTGAGGACGAGGGCCAGACCGTTAGCTTTACCGAGCCAAAAATCGGCACCACTGCCACCGCCAATGGGGAACATACCGCCGAGCCGGTCGGGGATATCACTATCATCGACACGGTGAAATATTCCGGCCTGATTCCCGGCAAAGAGTACACGGTCAAGGGTGTGCTTATGGACAAGGCCACCGGCAAGCCGCTGACAGTAAATGATAAAGGAATCACCGCCGAGGCCACGTTCCGGGCTAGTAAGGCCGAGGGAACTATCGACATTCCCTTTACCTTTGATGCGTCCGCTCTGGCGGGAAAGACCGTGGTTGCCTTTGAAACGCTGTACCGGGACAAGCTGGAGGTCTGCGCCCATACCGATATTGAGGACAAGGACCAGACCGTAACTTTCAGCGAGAAACCGGAAATCAAGACAACCGCTACGGTTGATGGAGAGAAGAAGGCTGAACCTAAAGGCGAGATTACTATTACCGATACCGTCAGCTACACCGGCCTGACCCCCGGCAAGGCTTACAAGCTGTCCGGCGTTCTCATGGACAAGGCCAGCGGTGCGCCCCTCCTGGTGGACGGGCAGCAGGTTACTGCCGAGAAAGAGTTCATCCCGGAGAACGCCAGCGGCGCTGTTAAAATGGCATTTACCTTTGACGCATCCTCGCTGGCTGGTAAGACGGTAGTTGTTTTTGAAAGCCTGTACCATGAGGACAAAGAGATTGCCGTTCATGCTGACATCAACGACCTGGGCCAGACTGTGGAGTTCACAACTCCTGATAAGCCCGAGATCAAGACCACCGCTGCCGTGAATGGTGAGAAGAAGGCCGAGCCTGTGGGTGAGGTAACTATTACCGATACTGTCAGCTATTCCGGGCTGACCCCTGGTAAGACTTATAAGCTGTCCGGCGTTCTTATGGACAAGACCACAGATGAAAAGCTGTTAGTAAATGACAAGGAAATTACGGCAGAGAAAGAGTTCACTCCTGAGAGCGCCAGCGGGAGTGTCGATATGACATTTACCTTTGATGCTTCTGCTCTGGCCGGAAAGTCCGTGGTCGTGTTTGAAATCCTCTACCATGAAGGTGTTGAAATTGCTGCCCACGCTGACATCACCGACGAGGGCCAGACCGTAGAATTCACCACTCCCGGCAAACCCGAAATCAAGACCACCGCTATAGTCAATGGAGAAAAGGAAACCGACCCCCTGGACGAGGTCACCATCACCGACAAAATCACGTACAGCGGCCTGACCCCCGGCAAACCTTACACCGTCAGCGGCGTACTCATGGACAAGGGTACCGGTGAGAAGCTGCTAGTGGACGGCAAAGAGGTCACCGCGACAGCAGACTTTACACCCGAAACCGCCGAGGGGAGCCTGGAGCTGGCGTTCACCTTCAACGCCTCCACTCTTGCCGGGAAGTCTATCGTTGTATTTGAAACCCTATATCAGGAGGGCGTGGAAGTGTTCGTCCACGCGGACATTAACGACAAGAACCAAACCATCAGCATCCGCGGCCGGGGCGGTCTGCTCATCAGGAAAACCGCCGAGGATAACTTTGTGGAAGGGATCTCCTTCCTCGTCACCGGCAAGGACTATGCCAAGAAGTTCAAGACCGACAAAAATGGCGAGATCCGCATCGAAAATCTCACTCCAGGTGAGTACACCGTAACTGAGATTTCTGACAAAATGACAGCCCGCTATGAGATCCAGGAGGGCAAGACTGTTGCCGTTACCGCTGGAGATACTGCCGAAGTGAAGTTCCACAACAAGCTGCTCCGGGGGCAGATCGTGGGCCGCAAGACCGATACCGAGGGCAACCCCTTGGAGGGCGTGACCTTTGGCCTATTTGCCAAGGATGCCCAGGAGTTTACAGCTGAAAAGGCTATCGCCACTGCCAAGACCGACAAGGCCGGTAAGTTCCAGTTTGATAAAGTTCCTTATGGCGACTATCAAATCAAAGAACTGGAGGCCCTGCCCGGCTACGTCATGCTGGCGGGTACTGTGCCGGTCAAGGTTGACAGCAGCACTGTTACTCTGGAGGACATCCAGAACTCTAAGACTCAAATCGTCATTTCAAAGATCGACTCTGCTACCGGCAAGGAACTGCCTGGCGCCAAGTTGGAGCTCAAGGACAAGGACGGCAAGGTCGTTGAAAGCTGGACTTCTACCGATAAACCCCATACCATCGAGAAACTGCCTGCCGGGGAGTATGTTCTCCATGAGGTTAGCGCCCCCAAGGGATACGAGCTGGCAGAGGACATCAAGTTTACCGTCAAGGATGACGGCGAGGCTATCACTGTCGTCATGAAGGACAAGCCCAGCAATTCCGTAGATACTCCGCAGACCGGTGACCGCGGCTGGCTGCTGGCACTGGCTGTGTTCGGTGTGAGCTTGGGCGGTGTGGTGATCTCGCTGGTTCTGAGCAGAAAGAAGAAAAATGAGAACGAGTAG
- a CDS encoding S-layer homology domain-containing protein translates to MSKLFRRFLAAGTAAVMLTMATVPAHAAAERFTDVKPSAWYYTAIDYAVSEGLFSGTSANTFSPGSPMTRAMFVRVLGNKAGVDPEDYPGSYFLDVPKGTWYTPYVQWAAGHEIVNGTGGYKFSPNQSVTREQMALILYNYAKTTDCDLTARTGLLDKYPDGGKVASYAEKAMEWAVTHNILSGSGGRLDPKGTATRAQVAQIFYNSRELLANGSEEPQPPTPSPSPEPSPSPDPDTPRIPISDEVRAKLRPNQDPDKILDYVLHGKKDDPTFSYDGTTAKWDPALIGQPGVAKTPMGSWENVEDETRSSSAIGNGCVKMLTRTASDRFYITAEEEDGYFALYYHPADKPDSQQMRQIKAALNLTRPIKYDRGLAYQGSGWAGPMVWEQYGGAQGIADKIEFYLLEMHPYATGYYLTEPQPGVFYLLY, encoded by the coding sequence TCATGCTGACGATGGCAACTGTACCTGCCCATGCAGCAGCGGAGCGGTTCACGGATGTCAAGCCGAGCGCATGGTACTACACAGCGATAGACTACGCCGTAAGCGAGGGGCTGTTCAGCGGAACTTCGGCCAATACATTCAGCCCCGGAAGCCCCATGACCCGCGCTATGTTTGTCCGGGTGCTAGGAAACAAGGCCGGGGTAGACCCGGAGGACTACCCCGGCAGCTATTTTCTGGACGTACCCAAAGGAACATGGTACACACCCTACGTCCAGTGGGCGGCAGGACATGAGATCGTCAACGGCACGGGCGGGTATAAATTCAGCCCCAACCAAAGCGTGACCAGGGAACAGATGGCACTCATTCTCTATAACTACGCCAAGACCACAGACTGCGACCTGACAGCACGGACAGGACTGCTGGATAAGTACCCGGATGGCGGCAAGGTTGCAAGCTATGCCGAAAAAGCCATGGAATGGGCCGTGACCCACAACATTCTTAGCGGCAGCGGAGGCCGGCTGGACCCCAAGGGGACTGCGACCAGGGCGCAGGTGGCGCAGATTTTTTACAACAGCCGGGAACTGCTGGCAAACGGCAGCGAGGAACCCCAGCCGCCTACTCCCTCGCCTAGCCCGGAACCATCGCCTTCGCCAGACCCGGACACCCCCAGGATTCCCATATCAGATGAGGTCAGAGCCAAACTCAGGCCAAATCAGGACCCGGATAAGATCCTGGACTATGTCCTTCATGGAAAGAAGGATGACCCCACCTTTTCATATGACGGAACGACAGCCAAGTGGGACCCAGCCCTAATCGGTCAGCCTGGGGTTGCAAAAACTCCTATGGGGAGCTGGGAGAACGTAGAGGATGAAACGCGCAGCAGTTCCGCCATCGGTAACGGATGTGTTAAAATGCTGACACGAACCGCCAGCGACCGGTTTTATATCACGGCAGAGGAAGAAGATGGGTACTTCGCCCTCTACTATCACCCGGCAGACAAGCCCGACAGCCAGCAGATGCGGCAAATCAAGGCGGCGCTGAACCTGACCCGCCCAATTAAATACGACCGCGGCCTCGCCTACCAAGGCTCCGGCTGGGCCGGGCCAATGGTGTGGGAGCAGTATGGCGGCGCACAGGGGATTGCGGACAAAATCGAGTTCTATCTCCTGGAAATGCACCCCTACGCCACTGGATACTACCTGACGGAACCCCAGCCGGGTGTGTTCTACCTCCTATATTAA